AAATACGTTTTTGTCGGTGTTCTTAAAAGATAAAACCCGGTATTGGGTTTTATAATAAAACCGGGTTTCTGTTCACCTTGAAACATTTATTGTCGGTTGCATGCGTTTAACTCCTTTATATCTATCTCACTTTGCATAAAATGAAAATTAGTATTATAAATGGCCCCAACTTAAATTTACTGGGGAAAAGGGAGCCGGAAATCTATGGTACGGATACTTTTGATGATTATTTTCAGTTATTAAAAGCAAAGTACCCGGAAATATCCTTAGCATATTACCAGTCTAATATTGAAGGAGAAATTATTGATAAGCTATATGAAATAGGTTTTGAATATGACGGAATTATTTTAAATGCAGCTGCATACACACATACTTCTGTTGGTATTGGTGATGCTGTAAAAGGGATTAAAACCCCTGTTGTAGAGGTTCACATTTCTAATATTCATGCCAGAGAAGAATTTAGACATGTCAGTTATATATCGGCAAATGCAAAAGGAGTATTATTTGGCTTTGGTTTACAAGGATATGATTTAGCCATTCGGAGTTTTTTATAGAGATTATACCAAAAAGAATACTAAAATAGTCCAATTTTCCTTACACAATCTTTAGACCATTTTAGTATTCTTTTTGGTATTACTTGCCCTCGGTTTTTTCTTTTGAAATTGAAAGATTGAAAAGTATACACTTTCTACTTTGAAACTTTACAACTTTCAAACTACGCTTACTTATATTTTCGTAATCTTCTGAGCATGCTTCTATTAAATTCTCTTTCGGCAATTTGCAATTGAATTATTTTTTTTGAAGCAATAACCTTTTTTAAACTGTCAAAAAATGCTTTTTTAATATGGTATATTTCTTTTTCCAAAGCAATCATTTCACGAATGATCATTTTAGCGTTGTCTTCGGAAATAGCTTCAATTCCTCCGGCATCTTTTAGTGCTTTTTTTATCTTGTAACGTTCTGCTGTTCGCAATTCCATTAGTTTTTTATCAAACTTATTATATATGGGCCAGAATCTTTCTGCTTCTTTTTCAGTGAAGTCTAATTTATCTGTCAGGTAAGCAATTTTTAAAGCCTGAATTTTTTCTTTGCCCTGTCTTTTTATTTTTATCTGAGCCTGCATACCAAAGCTCATTATTAACAATAAAAGAAATAATCTGTTTTTTAAGTTTATCATCTTCTTAATTTATTTCATTTAAAAGTGTTGTTATATCTTTATGTTCCAGATAGTTTTCAAGTTCGCTAAGTTGTATGGAGGGGTCTGGAATTTCATTTTCATTTACATCAATGTCTTCAAATACCGAATAAATATCATCACTTGATATTCTGTAAATATTATTTTCAAACCATCCTGCTATTTCTTCGTTGGTGGGCTCTTTTTCAAAAGAGAAAAAATGAAATGTTATGAATAGTAGTATCGAAGCTGCTACTGCCGCCGGAATTATTTTAATAACCTTTCTTTTTAATGAAATTACTTTTGAGGTTTTAAGGTTTTTAGTTTTGTTAAGAATACTATTTTCTACGTTTTTAAAATAGGATGTAGGAGTGTTAAATCCATATGTATCCGGAAATGATGCTTCTTGAAGTTTGACAAAAAAAGTATCTGTTATGGTCGTAAAATAATTTTTAGGAGCAGAAAATCCGGCGTCTTTACAGACTGTGCTTTTTATAAAATGTTCACTATTTTTTAGTTCTTTACTCATTATGGTTTTTAGACTATATGATTGTTTAAAGGTTTAATCATTAATTATGAATGGTCAATTATGAATTATTAGTTTTTATATACTTCTCAATTTTTTTTACGGCATGAAAATAGGAAGCTTTTAATGCACCAACCGACGTTTCTAATACTTCGGAGATATCATCGTATTTCATATCATCAAAATACTTCATATTAAATACCAATTGTTGTTTTTGTGGCAATGTTGCAATGGCTTTTTGTAATGTAATCTCAATTGCTTTTCCTGTAAATAAACTATCGGAATCTAAGGAGGAGACTAACTCTTGTTTTAATTCGGAAATATCAGTATCTCGTTCTCTGGCTTTCTTGTTTAAGAAAGTAATGGATTCATTGGTAGCGATTCTGTATATCCAGGAATAGAGTTTACTGTGTTGTTTGAAATTACCTATTCCTTGAAATACTTTTATAAAAGTGTTTTGCAGTACATCATCTGCATCTTCATGTGAAATTACAATTTTACGGATATGCCAGTACAAACGTTCTTTATACTCATTCATTAATATCCGAAATGCTTTTTCTTTGGTTTTGAGGTTTTTAAGTTGTGCTACTAAGCTAATTTCATCAACCAATGGTCATCTGTTTTTGATTTAGACGAAGCAAAAGCAAAAAAGTTTAAAACGATTATTTCTTTATTCTACTTCTGGAATATCCAAATAATCTATTCTGAGCAATCGTTTCTGAAATTCCTTCCGGCAACATTTCTTGCCATCCATCTTCTCCTTCGGAAATCATACGTAGTACTTCTCTTGAGAAAATATGTAAAATATCCGCATTAAAATCTTTAATATCATTTAATTTTCCATTGTTTTTAAAGAACTTATATAATTCTTTCATACGGGGGTGTACTTTCAGGTTTTCACTGGTAATATATTCATCTGTATTACCATCTTTATAAGGATACATGTATATTTTTAAATCCCTGTAAAATAGTTTTCCAAAGGCTTCCAGAATCCCCCCGCTTAAATGGCGATAGTATTTTTCATCAAAAATTTGAATCAAATTATATACCCCCATGGCTAGCCCCATTCTGGCTTTGGTAAATTCACTAAAATATTCGACCAGTTTAAAATATTCCGGGAAATTAGTGATCATTACATTTTGCCCCAGAGAGCATAAAAGCTCTGCTCTGTCCAGAAAATCACGTTCATTAATTTCTCCTTCTACCCTAAGGTTACTCAAGGTAATTTCAAAAATAATTTGAGAGTTTTCCGGATCTACTTTTTTTTCGGCAAAAAATAAATCTTTCGATTTTTGGAACATATCCATATTTACTTTCGTAACCGGCCTAAAACTCCCGCGTAAAGCAAGGATATTCTTTTTATACAATACCTGAGCGGGCAATAAATTGTTTCCATCCGGACCAAACATCACAGCATTAGTCATTCCGTTCTTGACCAATTGTAAACTCATTAGCCGGTTGTCTACATACATAAACCTCGGTCCGGAAAAATTG
This window of the Flavobacteriaceae bacterium genome carries:
- a CDS encoding sigma-70 family RNA polymerase sigma factor translates to MNEYKERLYWHIRKIVISHEDADDVLQNTFIKVFQGIGNFKQHSKLYSWIYRIATNESITFLNKKARERDTDISELKQELVSSLDSDSLFTGKAIEITLQKAIATLPQKQQLVFNMKYFDDMKYDDISEVLETSVGALKASYFHAVKKIEKYIKTNNS
- the aroQ gene encoding type II 3-dehydroquinate dehydratase; this translates as MKISIINGPNLNLLGKREPEIYGTDTFDDYFQLLKAKYPEISLAYYQSNIEGEIIDKLYEIGFEYDGIILNAAAYTHTSVGIGDAVKGIKTPVVEVHISNIHAREEFRHVSYISANAKGVLFGFGLQGYDLAIRSFL
- a CDS encoding sensor of ECF-type sigma factor, producing the protein MINLKNRLFLLLLIMSFGMQAQIKIKRQGKEKIQALKIAYLTDKLDFTEKEAERFWPIYNKFDKKLMELRTAERYKIKKALKDAGGIEAISEDNAKMIIREMIALEKEIYHIKKAFFDSLKKVIASKKIIQLQIAEREFNRSMLRRLRKYK
- a CDS encoding TonB-dependent receptor, with the protein product MAISLKGDQKISSVPATKSKALRINLNSDIYGTFAEIGAGQETVRNFFRAGGASGTIAKAMSAYDKDFSDAIYGEEEDHRYVTEPRLKRMLRHEVDLIEDRLSRKKHPDKLFFSYANTVATIDFSKKFKGHGWVGIRFQLDSLEGFNEIVLHLRFKETDARLQQETLGILGVNLIYGAYYLNDNPKELLKSFYDNLDKDQLEIDMVNFSGPRFMYVDNRLMSLQLVKNGMTNAVMFGPDGNNLLPAQVLYKKNILALRGSFRPVTKVNMDMFQKSKDLFFAEKKVDPENSQIIFEITLSNLRVEGEINERDFLDRAELLCSLGQNVMITNFPEYFKLVEYFSEFTKARMGLAMGVYNLIQIFDEKYYRHLSGGILEAFGKLFYRDLKIYMYPYKDGNTDEYITSENLKVHPRMKELYKFFKNNGKLNDIKDFNADILHIFSREVLRMISEGEDGWQEMLPEGISETIAQNRLFGYSRSRIKK